The proteins below come from a single Kosakonia sp. SMBL-WEM22 genomic window:
- the fliJ gene encoding flagellar export protein FliJ: MMASQNPMDLLRELAEKKLNDTTTRLGSARQTHLNETARLDQLKTYAQEYREQMQSTIVDQGVSIMALQAHQHFLTSLDGVVAQQVRRVSASQHTVDNVQEAWRKDKQRLNAFEALKNRADAQRLLKENRLEQKMMDEFARRASQRNK, from the coding sequence ATGATGGCGAGCCAAAACCCGATGGATCTCCTGCGCGAGTTGGCAGAGAAGAAACTGAACGACACTACCACCCGTCTCGGTTCGGCGCGCCAGACCCACCTTAATGAAACCGCACGACTCGACCAGCTCAAAACCTATGCGCAAGAGTATCGCGAGCAGATGCAGTCGACGATTGTCGATCAAGGCGTATCCATTATGGCGCTACAGGCGCACCAGCACTTTTTGACCTCACTGGATGGTGTCGTGGCGCAACAAGTCAGGAGAGTATCTGCCAGTCAGCACACGGTGGATAACGTGCAGGAAGCATGGAGAAAAGATAAGCAGCGGCTGAATGCTTTCGAAGCACTGAAAAACCGTGCCGACGCACAGCGACTATTAAAAGAGAACCGACTGGAACAGAAGATGATGGATGAGTTCGCCCGTCGCGCCAGTCAAAG